The following coding sequences are from one Nicotiana tabacum cultivar K326 chromosome 1, ASM71507v2, whole genome shotgun sequence window:
- the LOC107789750 gene encoding 26S proteasome non-ATPase regulatory subunit 2 homolog A — translation MSKTPDPNSTGTSAGAGKHTGEEATVKVPSKDPKKKDDKKDEDLSEEDLALKQQLELYVERVQDADPGLQKVALESMRQEIRTATSSMTSVPKPLKFLRPHYGTLKEFYEKMPDSDMKKLLADILSVLALTMSAEGERESLKYRLLGSEGDIGSWGHEYVRNLAGEIGQEYAKRQSEEAPIDDLMELVQQIVSFNMKHNAEPDAVDLLIEVEDLDLLVEHVDSSNCKRTCAYLTSFAKYLPGPDDMLVLDIAYTIYMKFEEYPLALVTALALDNMQSIKQVFTSCDDLLRKKQFCYILARHGQTFDLDKEMCAGDEEREGLQEIINNTKLSEGYLALARDIEVMEPKTPDDIYKPHLLDGRASAGASVDSARQNLAATFVNAFVNAGFGQDKLMTVPSEATSGGSSTSWLFKNKEHGKASAAASLGMILLWDVDSGLAQLDKYFHSTDTHVIAGALLGVGIVNCGIKNDCDPALALLAEYVDKDDPSIRIGAIMGLGLAYAGAQNEQIRSILTPILGDNKASLDVIAFAAISLGLVYVGSCNEEIAQAIIFALMERSESELGEPLARLLPLGLGLLYLGKQESVEATAEVSKTFHEKIRKHCDMTLLSCAYAGTGNVLKVQHFLGQCAQHLEKGETYQGPAVLGIAMVAMSEELGLEMTIRSLEHLLQYGEQNIRRAVPLALALLCISNPKVNVMDTLSRLSHDSDTEVAMAAVISLGLIGAGTNNARIAGMLRNLSSYYYKEANLLFCVRIAQGLVHLGKGLITLSPYHSERFLLSPTALAGLVTLLHVCLDMKAIILGKYHYVLYFLTLAMQPRMLMTVDENLKPLSVPVRVGQAVDVIGQAGRPKTITGFQTHSTPVLLAAGDRAELATEKYIPISPILEGFVILKENPEYRDDH, via the exons GCAGGAAATTCGTACTGCTACAAGCTCCATGACATCGGTCCCAAAACCACTAAAGTTCTTGCGTCCTCATTATGGAACACTAAAGGAATTTTATGAGAAAATGCCGGATTCTGATATGAAG AAACTTCTGGCAGATATACTGTCTGTTCTGGCTTTGACTATGTCTGCTGAAGGAGAAAGG GAGAGCTTGAAGTATAGACTGTTGGGATCTGAAGGTGACATTGGTTCCTGGGGACATGAATATGTTAG GAACTTGGCGGGAGAAATTGGACAAGAGTATGCAAAACGGCAG AGTGAAGAGGCCCCAATTGACGATCTTATGGAGCTTGTGCAACAAATAGTTTCTTTCAACATGAAG CATAATGCCGAACCTGATGCTGTGGATCTATTAATCGAG GTTGAAGACCTTGATCTCTTGGTGGAGCATGTGGATAGCAGCAACTGTAAAAGGACATGTGCCTACCTCACCAGTTTTGCAAA ATACCTTCCTGGACCTGATGACATGTTGGTTCTTGATATTGCATACACTATAtacatgaaatttgaggagtaTCCTCTAGCACTTGTGACTGCATTAGCCCTAGACAACATGCAG TCTATAAAGCAAGTTTTTACGTCATGTGATGATCTTCTACGGAAGAAGCAGTTCTGTTACATCCTTGCTCGCCAT GGTCAAACGTTTGACCTTGATAAAGAGATGTGTGCGGGTGATGAAGAGAGAGAAGGATTGCAGGAAATTATTAACAATACGAAATTAAGTGAAGGCTATCTTGCACTTGCTCGTGATATTGAGGTCATGGAACCCAAAACCCCTGATGACATATACAAG CCACATTTGCTTGATGGCCGAGCTAGTGCGGGAGCAAGTGTCGATTCGGCTAGACAAAATTTGGCTGCTACATTTGTCAATGCATTTGTTAATGCTGGCTTTGGTCAG GATAAGTTGATGACGGTACCATCAGAGGCCACAAGTGGTGGTTCCTCTACCAGCTGGCTTTTCAAAAATAAAGAACATGGCAAGGCTAGTGCTGCAGCAAGTCTG GGAATGATCCTGCTTTGGGATGTTGATTCTGGGCTTGCACAACTTGATAAGTATTTCCATAGTACTGATACCCATGTCATTGCTGGTGCACTATTAGGAGTTGGAATTGTAAACTGTGGCATCAAGAATGATTGTGATCCA GCATTGGCACTTCTTGCTGAATATGTAGACAAAGATGATCCTTCAATTAGAATAGGTGCTATAATGGGCCTGGGTCTTGCTTATGCAGGTGCTCAGAATGAGCAG ATCAGAAGTATATTGACTCCCATACTTGGAGATAATAAGGCGTCCCTTGATGTCATTGCATTTGCTGCAATAtcattgggcttggtgtacgtGGGTTCATGTAATGAAGAGATTGCTCAGGCAATCATATTTGCATTGATGGAGCGAAGTGAGTCCGAATTGGGAGAGCCCCTTGCCCGTCTCTTGCCTCTGGGTCTTGGTCTTTTATACCTTGGGAAGCAG GAAAGCGTCGAAGCTACAGCTGAAGTTTCGAAAACTTTCCATGAGAAGATCAGAAAGCATTGTGATATGACCCTGCTTTCTTGTGCCTATGCTGGGACAGGCAACGTACTCAAG GTCCAACACTTTCTTGGTCAATGTGCCCAACATCTTGAAAAGGGTGAAACCTATCAGGGACCAGCTGTCCTTGGTATTGCAATGGTAGCAATGTCTGAAGAATTGGGGCTTGAAATGACAATACGCTCCCTAGAACATCTTTTGCAGTATGGAGAACAAAATATTAGAAGAGCAGTTCCATTGGCTCTTGCCCTCCTCTGCATATCAAATCCAAAG GTCAATGTCATGGACACACTGAGCAGGCTTAGTCATGATTCAGACACTGAAGTAGCAATG GCTGCTGTCATTTCATTGGGATTGATAGGTGCCGGAACAAACAATGCTCGAATAGCTGGCATGCTTCGTAACCTGTCCAGTTACTATTACAAAGAAGCCAACCTTCTTTTCTGT GTGCGGATCGCCCAAGGTCTTGTCCATTTGGGAAAGGGCTTGATAACTCTTTCACCATATCACTCTGAACGATTTTTGTTATCTCC GACTGCACTGGCTGGACTCGTAACACTGCTGCATGTATGTCTTGATATGAAGGCCATTATTTTGGGGAAATACCACTATGTGCTTTACTTTCTGACACTGGCGATGCAG CCAAGGATGCTGATGACTGTGGATGAGAATTTGAAACCCTTGTCAGTGCCTGTCCGAGTTGGTCAAGCTGTTGATGTTATTGGTCAGGCTGGACGACCGAAGACGATTACGGGTTTCCAGACACACTCAACCCCAGTTCTCCTTGCTGCTGGGGATCGAGCTGAGCTTGCTACAGAAAA GTACATTCCAATCTCGCCCATTCTTGAAGGCTTTGTCATCTTGAAGGAGAATCCCGAGTATAGGGATGACCACTAG
- the LOC107789749 gene encoding protein NUCLEAR FUSION DEFECTIVE 6, mitochondrial: MATAAASAAARSVFRSSSVRNAASKIASESKTVPSSFRAASRSALSNRIFRCPAEMSACVESLQPYHTATASALMTSMLTVSMRSYGWLSEAQNDDV, translated from the exons ATGGCCACCGCCGCCGCATCGGCCGCCGCCAGGTCCGTTTTCCGGTCATCATCTGTCCGCAATGCCGCTTCCAAAATTGCATCCGAATCGAAAACTGTTCCTTCATCTTTTCGCGCAGCTTCTAGAAGTGCTCTCTCCAATCGTATCTTCAG GTGTCCGGCTGAGATGAGCGCTTGTGTGGAGTCACTGCAACCTTACCACACAGCCACTGCTTCAGCCTTGATGACTTCCATGCTGACTGTCTCCATGCGCAGTTACGGTTGGCTATCAGAAG CTCAAAATGACGATGTGTGA